Proteins encoded in a region of the Verrucomicrobiota bacterium genome:
- a CDS encoding gamma-glutamyl-gamma-aminobutyrate hydrolase family protein (Members of this family of hydrolases with an active site Cys residue belong to MEROPS family C26.): protein MKRKAVILVTASTQSKGSEFGDLSLSLSEYYSEAIVAAGGVPLVLPCLADETAVVAAVRQCDGIMLTGGDDVQPKLYARRLAPALRRTVDPVHPKREIAELWVIREAFQQRKPLLAICRGQQLLNVALGGDLVVDISQQLPGALNHQRSDKKDQWVHDVRLEPDSLLAKISGTTRLGSNSSHHQACGRIAELLRVVGVTGDGVVEALELKPEHARLLPFMVAVQYHPERLFRRHPRHLALFLYFVRVCAKLIGKVNT from the coding sequence ATGAAACGTAAAGCGGTTATTTTAGTCACGGCGAGCACCCAGAGCAAAGGCTCGGAGTTCGGTGACCTGTCATTGAGCCTTTCCGAATATTATTCGGAGGCCATCGTGGCCGCCGGTGGGGTGCCGCTGGTGTTGCCTTGCTTGGCCGACGAGACGGCGGTAGTGGCGGCGGTGCGTCAATGCGATGGGATTATGCTGACGGGTGGGGACGACGTGCAGCCCAAGCTGTATGCGCGCCGGCTGGCGCCCGCGCTGCGCCGCACGGTGGACCCCGTCCATCCCAAGCGGGAAATCGCTGAGCTATGGGTGATCCGCGAGGCGTTTCAGCAGCGGAAGCCTCTGCTGGCAATCTGTCGCGGCCAGCAACTTTTGAATGTGGCTCTGGGCGGGGACTTGGTGGTGGATATTTCCCAGCAATTGCCCGGGGCGTTAAATCACCAGCGAAGCGATAAGAAGGATCAATGGGTGCACGACGTGCGGCTCGAACCGGACTCGCTGTTGGCTAAAATCTCCGGCACCACCCGTTTGGGATCGAACAGCTCGCACCATCAGGCCTGTGGCCGAATCGCCGAGCTGTTGCGTGTGGTGGGCGTCACGGGGGATGGCGTGGTTGAGGCCCTGGAATTGAAGCCCGAACACGCGCGGTTGCTACCGTTCATGGTCGCCGTCCAATACCATCCGGAACGCCTGTTTCGGCGGCATCCCCGGCACCTTGCGTTGTTCCTTTACTTTGTTCGCGTTTGTGCGAAACTAATCGGGAAGGTTAATACATGA
- a CDS encoding sigma-54 dependent transcriptional regulator: MKHRVLIVDDSQDLRGMLRSILEIQGYDITEAGSGDAMRKQMETGPQPDVVLLDLHLQDGDGLELLPAVKRAWPQTEVIILTGFASIDAAVTATKLGAYGFLEKPFDSKVLLLHIERALERKQMTEETTKLRQAISALSGGTAPVFQSASMKSVVRTVEKVAGSDVSVLLVGESGTGKEIIADLIHTLSPRASGPFVKVNCAALPRELIESELCGSVKGAYTGAHADRHGLFRQAEKGTLMLDEISEMPVDTQSKLLRVLQDKEVRPVGGKSSYTTDCRIIAATNRPVQQAIRDGKLREDLFYRISTITISLAPLRERPEDVCALANSFLQRYAAQADRAFSGFSKSALERLMRYEWPGNVRQLQNEIQRAVLIAEGPVIEPDDLSIQAEEGAHSTGNSGLRLMAAMERNTIVQVLKDCDGNKVEAAKRLGIGRQTLYNKLKEYDLKA; encoded by the coding sequence ATGAAACATCGTGTTCTCATCGTGGACGATTCGCAGGATTTGCGAGGGATGTTGCGTTCCATCCTCGAAATCCAGGGTTATGACATTACCGAGGCGGGCAGCGGCGATGCCATGCGCAAGCAGATGGAGACGGGGCCGCAACCGGATGTCGTGTTGCTGGACCTGCATTTGCAGGATGGCGACGGCCTGGAGTTGTTGCCTGCCGTCAAACGTGCCTGGCCGCAAACGGAAGTCATCATTCTGACCGGCTTCGCCTCGATTGACGCCGCCGTCACCGCCACCAAACTGGGCGCGTACGGCTTTTTGGAAAAGCCGTTCGATTCCAAGGTGCTGCTGTTGCACATCGAGCGCGCGCTCGAGCGCAAGCAGATGACCGAGGAGACGACCAAATTGCGCCAGGCCATCTCGGCCTTGAGCGGCGGCACCGCCCCGGTGTTTCAGAGCGCCTCGATGAAGTCCGTGGTGCGCACCGTGGAGAAAGTGGCCGGCAGCGACGTCTCCGTGCTGCTGGTCGGAGAAAGCGGGACCGGCAAGGAAATCATTGCCGATCTGATTCACACGCTCAGCCCGCGCGCCAGCGGCCCCTTTGTCAAAGTCAACTGTGCCGCCCTGCCGCGCGAATTGATTGAGAGCGAACTCTGCGGCTCGGTCAAGGGCGCGTACACCGGGGCGCATGCGGACCGGCACGGCCTGTTTCGGCAGGCGGAAAAGGGCACCTTGATGCTCGACGAAATATCGGAAATGCCGGTGGACACCCAGAGCAAATTATTGCGCGTGTTGCAGGACAAGGAAGTGCGGCCCGTGGGCGGCAAAAGCAGTTACACCACCGATTGCCGCATCATCGCGGCCACCAATCGTCCGGTGCAACAGGCCATCCGTGATGGCAAATTGCGCGAGGATTTGTTTTACCGCATCAGCACCATCACCATTTCCCTGGCGCCATTGCGCGAGCGGCCGGAGGATGTGTGCGCCCTGGCCAACTCATTTTTGCAGCGGTATGCCGCCCAGGCGGACCGCGCCTTCAGCGGGTTTTCCAAAAGCGCCCTGGAACGGTTGATGCGTTATGAATGGCCCGGCAATGTGCGGCAGTTGCAAAATGAAATACAACGCGCCGTGTTGATCGCGGAAGGCCCCGTCATCGAGCCGGACGATTTGTCCATCCAAGCCGAAGAAGGCGCGCACAGCACCGGGAATTCCGGGCTGCGCCTGATGGCGGCCATGGAGCGCAACACCATCGTGCAAGTGTTGAAAGATTGCGACGGGAACAAGGTCGAAGCCGCTAAACGGCTCGGCATCGGACGCCAGACGTTGTACAACAAGCTCAAAGAGTACGACCTCAAGGCATGA